One segment of Pseudoalteromonas rubra DNA contains the following:
- the rnt gene encoding ribonuclease T, whose protein sequence is MAEQEQTLFAKRFRGFFPVVIDVETAGFNKDTDALLEIAVSMLKMDEQGLLSLDHTVHFHVAPFEGANIEQSAIEFNGIDPFSALRGAVDEEEAIKEICKAVRKAQKAAGCQRSVVVAHNAAFDHGFLNAAIERCKIKRTPFHPFVSFDTTSLAGLALGQTVLAKACRTAGIEFDNSQAHSALYDTERTAELFCHIVNKWQALGGWPLPDVEDESDEGSE, encoded by the coding sequence ATGGCAGAACAAGAGCAAACCCTATTCGCAAAGCGCTTCCGCGGCTTCTTTCCAGTCGTCATTGACGTAGAAACCGCAGGCTTTAATAAAGACACCGACGCACTGCTGGAAATTGCTGTCAGCATGCTCAAGATGGATGAACAGGGCCTGCTCAGCCTAGACCACACGGTACACTTTCATGTGGCGCCATTTGAAGGTGCCAATATCGAGCAGTCGGCGATTGAGTTTAATGGCATTGATCCCTTCAGTGCGCTCCGAGGCGCGGTTGATGAGGAAGAAGCCATCAAAGAGATCTGTAAAGCGGTACGTAAAGCCCAAAAAGCCGCTGGATGCCAGCGCTCTGTGGTGGTCGCGCACAATGCGGCGTTTGACCATGGCTTTTTAAACGCAGCCATTGAACGTTGTAAAATCAAGCGTACCCCGTTCCACCCATTTGTGAGCTTTGATACCACCTCACTGGCCGGACTGGCACTGGGTCAGACCGTACTGGCTAAAGCCTGTCGCACTGCGGGGATTGAGTTTGACAACAGTCAGGCACATTCAGCCCTGTATGATACCGAACGCACCGCTGAGCTATTCTGCCATATCGTTAATAAATGGCAGGCTTTGGGCGGCTGGCCTCTGCCAGACGTTGAAGATGAGAGCGACGAAGGGTCAGAGTAG
- a CDS encoding flagellar protein MotY — protein sequence MKFKANLIIATTLSILTLQAHGAMRQYSATADSSQWFVDRTTRLSCALSHEVPYYGEAIFLATASKNKDLTFNLDMVVRPESYDFAGLESVPPAWRAGMPARVMGQMKLLKKFDGELTNAISWEMLTELEKGYYPTFYYQDWQNQHDQISVALSSVNFKNAYWEFLQCRDNLLPYSFEDIAFTVMNYKFNSSELTKSSRKRLDMIGEYLNNDPQIESIYISAYTDSYGGRSVNMAMSKKRAEAIKTYMASKGIPEDKIVTDGFGEKRHVAPNDTPIGRDKNRRVIIQISKP from the coding sequence GTGAAGTTTAAAGCGAACCTGATTATTGCTACCACACTGAGTATCCTGACACTTCAGGCGCACGGTGCAATGCGGCAATACTCTGCCACAGCAGACAGCTCCCAATGGTTTGTTGACAGGACAACGCGGTTGTCTTGTGCCTTGTCACATGAAGTCCCTTATTATGGTGAAGCGATATTCCTGGCTACGGCGAGTAAAAACAAAGATCTTACCTTTAATCTGGATATGGTGGTCAGGCCCGAGAGTTACGATTTTGCAGGTCTGGAGTCGGTGCCACCGGCGTGGCGAGCCGGAATGCCAGCCAGAGTCATGGGCCAGATGAAGCTGTTGAAGAAATTTGATGGGGAACTCACCAATGCCATTAGCTGGGAGATGCTGACTGAGTTAGAGAAGGGCTATTATCCTACTTTTTATTATCAGGACTGGCAAAACCAGCATGATCAGATCTCTGTAGCACTTTCGTCAGTGAACTTTAAAAATGCCTATTGGGAATTTTTGCAGTGTCGCGATAATTTGCTGCCCTACAGCTTTGAAGACATCGCATTTACGGTGATGAACTACAAGTTCAACAGCAGTGAGCTGACCAAGTCATCACGAAAACGTTTGGATATGATCGGAGAATATCTGAATAACGACCCGCAAATTGAATCCATTTACATTTCGGCGTACACGGATAGCTATGGTGGCCGCTCGGTTAATATGGCTATGTCGAAAAAACGGGCTGAGGCGATAAAAACTTACATGGCGTCAAAAGGCATACCCGAAGATAAAATTGTCACTGATGGATTTGGCGAAAAGCGTCACGTTGCACCAAACGACACGCCGATTGGTCGGGATAAAAACCGTCGGGTCATTATTCAGATCTCGAAACCGTAA